A segment of the Pseudoalteromonas sp. UG3-2 genome:
GTTGGTTGGTTTGGCGTTACTGCCTTTTTATGGCTGGGTATTAATCGTATTAGTATTGTTAATTGAATTACCTCAACTCTTTCAAAGCCAAGCCATTGTTAGGCAACACAATATTGATGCCATGCGCCAAGTGTTAAGGGAAATGAATACACGGCAGAGCGAAAAGCATCAGCGGCTTTAGCTCGTTGCGAAATGAAATAGAGCAAGCCCTTAAGCTTGCTCTTTACGCTCTATTTAACGTGCTAAAGCAAGAATTTCTTTTACTTTTGCCAAGTCGATGTCGCCATGCTCACCTAAGGCCGTTAAGCCATTCTTTTCAAGGTTTGCCACCACTTCAACAATGGCTTGCTCACCGAGGTCATAATCCGCTAAACGAGTTTTCACTGCCATGGACTCAAAGAAGTCCTGTACTGCTTTAATCGTTTTATCGATTTGCTCGGCTTGATCAGCCAGGCTTAAGTCAAATACGCGCTCACCAAGCTGGACGATTTTCTTAGCTTTTTGCTCTTTTTGCACATACATCAGCGCGGGCAAAACAATGGCGAGCGTTTGCGCGTGGTCAAGGTTATACAAAGCAGTGAGCTCATGACCAATCATATGCGTAGACCAATCTTGTGGTACGCCTTTACCAATTAAGCCATTAAGAGCCATCGTGGCTGACCACATGACATTGGCTCGCACATCGTAGTTTTCTGGCTCGGCTAACGCTTTTGGCCCTTCTACGATCAAGGTTTGCAAGATACCCTCGGCAAATCTATCTTGTAGGGGCGCATTCACGGGATAGGTTAAGTACTGTTCAATCACATGAACAAACGCATCAACCACCCCATTACTAATTTGTTTTTCTGGTAATGAGTATGTGTATTCAGGGTCGAGGACTGCAAACTGTGGCTGTACCGTCTCGCTAGAAAAGGCGCGCTTTTGCGCTGTTTCTTTCTTGGTGACTACTGAGTTACCGTTACTTTCAGAGCCTGTCGCAGGAAGCGTTAACACCGCACCAATTGGCAGAGGATCGCTGAACTCAGCCTCGTTGACCAAAATATCCCAAGGTTCGCCGGCAAAGTTATAGGCAGACGCAACAAACTTGGCGCCATCAATAACGCTGCCACCGCCCACTGCTAAAATAAAGTTCACGCCATTGTCTTTAGCACTTGTGACAGCTTGCATCAGTGTTTCGTAGGTTGGATTTGGTTCAACTCCGCCAAATTCAATCACTTCTACGTCCGCCAATGCCGTCATCGCTTGGTCGTAAACGCCGTTCTTTTTAATAGAACCACCACCGTAAAGTAATAGCACTTTTGCGTTTTGCGGTAAGCGTGATGAGATCTCGCTGATTTGACCCTTACCAAATAAAATTTCGGTTTGGTTTTTAAATGTAAAATTGAGCATCTGCTTTCCTTTTTCGGTTCGGTCGATAGGGATTTAATTTAATGGCTTAGTATGCACTGTAGCCGCTGCAAACTAAGTAACTGCAGCGCATACTAAGTGATTTGCTCGTATAAGAGAATTCGGATAAATTAGGTGGAGCAATCAGAATATTTATGGCTTAAGCTTGTTATGTCGCATCTCACTCAACTCAAAACTTTTGTTGAAGTCTATCGTAGTAAAAATATCACCAAAGCAGCCGCCAACCTTGGCATGTCGCAACCCGCCGTAACCTCTCATATTCAGACCATGGAGAGTGTGGTGGGCAAACCCTTATTTGAGCGCCAAGCACGAGGAGTAAAGCCCACAGCCACAGCGCACGATTTGGCATTACAGGTGTCGAGCCATATCGATATTTTAGAACAAAAGGTTGCTTCTATTCGTGCTCGCTCCAATGCCGTATTCGGCACACTGAATATTGCTGGCCCCGCCGAATACTTAAGCCTAGTGTCGGGTCCACAGATCGCCAACTTATTGCAAGCAGGCAACATTAATGTTGTCCTGCATGTGGGTAATAAAGTCGATATTTATCAAGCATTACATACTGATACCGCAGATATTGCGATTGCGGCTTCAGCACCAGATCCTGCTCTTTTTGACTACCTAGTGTTAGACAAAGAGCAGCTATGGTTGGTAATGAACCGTTTAGAAGGGAGAGAAATACAAGATGTAGAGATCACCGCAGAGCTACTCTCCAGCTACAATGTGGTCACTTATGACCAAGAGCTACCACTGGTAAGGCAATACTTTGAGCGAGTATTTAATAGCCATTGCCGTTCCAATGTCGTCGCTATTTGCCCCGATATTCGCGCTATTGCCAGCGTCATTCGTGCTGGTGTTGGCTACTCCGTATTACCCGACTACCTTTGCCGTGACTTAATAAAAACCGGTGAGCTAGTGCAACTAGGGCCAGCCGGGCCTGAGAATAATATTTATTTGGTATGGAAAAAAGGCGCGCTTAGACACCCTCGCATCGCCTTTGCCAAAGATATACTCTCCGCCTTTGCTAACCTTAACTATTTGGCGAGTTAGGTATTCAGAAATACGTAGCCTAGCACAACTTTAACTACCTAATTTGCATTGGTGTTATTGGGTAAATTTGGGAGAGGGTCCCACAGCAGGAGAGGCAGTTATAGCCTGCAAAAATGCTGCTAAGGCATCCAATTCTTTTTTACTTAAGTTTAGAGGGTGCAGTAATTTAGACGTTTCTGGAGATAAAGGATCCTCTTCCTTTTTAGTAAATTTTGCACCACCAGCATTATAAAAATTAAGTAAACCTTCCATATCTGCAAATACACCATTATGCATCCAAGGCTTTGTATTCATTACTCCTCGAAGGCTTGGCGTTTTAAATTTACCAACATCAGACGGGTCTTGGGTAAACAGATAGCGCCCTAAATCTTGTAACTTTCTTTGGTAGTATGTCAGGCCGAGACTATGAAACTGATTATCAGAGAATGTTGGCCCATGATGACAATTCATGCATCGTGCTTTGGTACGAAAAAGGTGCATTCCCCATATTGCCTGATCCGACATGGCGTTACTGTAAATTGCCCTGAGCTTCTCAGTTTTTTGCTTGCCAGCCATTAAAAACATATCAAAATCACTGCGTCTCGACACGATTGTGCGCTGAAAGGTGGCCAGTGCTTGCCCAACTCGCAGTGCCGTAATGGCGTTATCACCAAATGCTGCGGAAAATGCAGTTTTATACTCAGGCTTTTGCTTTAACCTGCTCACCATATCTGTGAGTGATAAATTCATCTCAATCGGATCCTGAATAGGGAGTAATGCCTGCTGCTCAAGCGTTTTGGCCCGGCCATCCCAAAAAAACGATGTGCTAAATGCGACATTTTCAATCGACGGCGCATTTCTTTTACCACGCTGGCGATTATGACCAAAGGATGTTTTTTTGCCATCCGCCCAGCCAAGCTCTGGTTCATGACAGCTGGCACAAGCAATCTGCTTAGAGTGAGACAATAAAGGGTCGTGAAACAGTTTCTCACCTAAAAACAGCTTTGCAACATTAAAAGGATTTTGCTTTGGAAATGAGACATCAGGTAACAGACCAATCTCTTCAGCAACAACCCCTTCATCCACATGTGCTTTCGGCCAAAATTCACTCGATTGACTATAAATTTCTCGTAACTCGAGATCACCATTGGCCGCAGCTTGCAAGGCAAGCAAGCTGCACCATATCATAAAGCAAATCCGCCATGGGAAAGATGTATAGCTTTGATTACTTAACACTCACCAACCTATTTAATGATAAATGTTTCAGTTGTCGCATCTGCAGCCTCAATTTTTAATGCCTCTTGGTACTGCTGTTGATTATCAATATCCCAACATGCTGAAGCATTTTGTTGTTTGGCATGACTTATTTTGTCGTGGAAATAACTGCTTACCTCAAGTACGGCATTGTCGTTAATATCTTTATCTGCGTGGTAACACAATTGCCCAAGAGTCGCAGCGGTGAGTAATAATATGTTCATCATTTACCTCTAATAGTCATAACTAATCCCTAACCAGAACCGACGCCCCAGTTCAAGCCCGGTGGTAAAGGGGCTCACTTGATAAGTACGTTTATTTAATAAATTCTCCCCGTCAAAGCTCAAAGTAAGCTGGCTATTGTTGGGTAACTGCCAAAGATAGCTAATACTGCCACTTAAGAGCCAAAAGCTTGGCCGCTCAGCTTTACGATAAACAGGGTATTCTCTTCGTGTTGATACACAACCGTCACAAATGCTAATTGCTTCTTTAATTGACTCTGTTTGACTGGTGGGATAAATGGCATCCTGACGACCGTTATATCGTGCATAAGCAGAAAGTCGCCAATTGCCGAAATGACCAGCCCAACTTAAGTTCGCAACGATAGGGCGATTAGCATCTTGCCGCTCGAGGTTGATATCGTGGCGGGTCACCAGATTGTACTTAGTTTTCAGCTTGCCTTTATTGTTAAAATACTCACTGCGTAAAAATACTAGCTCATCGTCGTTATAGCTATAATTCAATGTTGATGCTACTTGATTATTACTTTCA
Coding sequences within it:
- a CDS encoding iron-containing alcohol dehydrogenase, producing the protein MLNFTFKNQTEILFGKGQISEISSRLPQNAKVLLLYGGGSIKKNGVYDQAMTALADVEVIEFGGVEPNPTYETLMQAVTSAKDNGVNFILAVGGGSVIDGAKFVASAYNFAGEPWDILVNEAEFSDPLPIGAVLTLPATGSESNGNSVVTKKETAQKRAFSSETVQPQFAVLDPEYTYSLPEKQISNGVVDAFVHVIEQYLTYPVNAPLQDRFAEGILQTLIVEGPKALAEPENYDVRANVMWSATMALNGLIGKGVPQDWSTHMIGHELTALYNLDHAQTLAIVLPALMYVQKEQKAKKIVQLGERVFDLSLADQAEQIDKTIKAVQDFFESMAVKTRLADYDLGEQAIVEVVANLEKNGLTALGEHGDIDLAKVKEILALAR
- a CDS encoding LysR family transcriptional regulator, yielding MSHLTQLKTFVEVYRSKNITKAAANLGMSQPAVTSHIQTMESVVGKPLFERQARGVKPTATAHDLALQVSSHIDILEQKVASIRARSNAVFGTLNIAGPAEYLSLVSGPQIANLLQAGNINVVLHVGNKVDIYQALHTDTADIAIAASAPDPALFDYLVLDKEQLWLVMNRLEGREIQDVEITAELLSSYNVVTYDQELPLVRQYFERVFNSHCRSNVVAICPDIRAIASVIRAGVGYSVLPDYLCRDLIKTGELVQLGPAGPENNIYLVWKKGALRHPRIAFAKDILSAFANLNYLAS
- a CDS encoding cytochrome-c peroxidase; this translates as MLSNQSYTSFPWRICFMIWCSLLALQAAANGDLELREIYSQSSEFWPKAHVDEGVVAEEIGLLPDVSFPKQNPFNVAKLFLGEKLFHDPLLSHSKQIACASCHEPELGWADGKKTSFGHNRQRGKRNAPSIENVAFSTSFFWDGRAKTLEQQALLPIQDPIEMNLSLTDMVSRLKQKPEYKTAFSAAFGDNAITALRVGQALATFQRTIVSRRSDFDMFLMAGKQKTEKLRAIYSNAMSDQAIWGMHLFRTKARCMNCHHGPTFSDNQFHSLGLTYYQRKLQDLGRYLFTQDPSDVGKFKTPSLRGVMNTKPWMHNGVFADMEGLLNFYNAGGAKFTKKEEDPLSPETSKLLHPLNLSKKELDALAAFLQAITASPAVGPSPKFTQ